The Natator depressus isolate rNatDep1 chromosome 8, rNatDep2.hap1, whole genome shotgun sequence genome window below encodes:
- the GRXCR2 gene encoding glutaredoxin domain-containing cysteine-rich protein 2, with protein sequence MDEVQKKLSQRCEARPRKVRFKISSAYSGRVLKQVYEDGQELKPPEEESPHRFLHHSFESGDHFNRVGEAPESRFYSSAKLTAQRISVFKDGTKYNLASNPPLFSDYQASDSHRRPSPILDFGKIVIYTSNLKIIRTPMDKKELMRKIIQNEGTDDWSFMSRDGKERDGHQINGCVKDAENQLADNQYVQEGDTEHNCSQCKGSGSAPCSLCHGSKFSMLANRFKESYRALRCPACNENGLQPCQVCAQ encoded by the exons ATGGACGAGGTTCAGAAGAAACTAAGCCAGAGGTGTGAGGCAAGACCCCGCAAAGTGAGGTTCAAAATCTCTTCGGCATACAGTGGCCGGGTGTTAAAGCAGGTCTATGAAGATGGCCAGGAACTGAAGCCTCCAGAGGAAGAATCCCCTCACCGTTTTCTCCACCACAGCTTTGAGTCAGGGGACCATTTCAACAGGGTTGGAGAGGCACCAGAATCCAGGTTTTATTCATCAGCCAAACTGACTGCCCAAAGGATCAGTGTATTCAAAGACGGTACCAAGTACAATCTAGCAAGTAACCCTCCACTCTTCAGTGACTACCAAGCAAGTGATAGTCATCGCAGG CCCTCCCCCATTTTAGATTTTGGCAAGATTGTCATCTACACTAGTAACCTGAAAATCATCCGCACACCAATGGACAAGAAGGAGCTGATGAGAAAAATCATCCAGAACGAGGGCACTGATGACTGGTCCTTCATGTCCCGAGATGGGAAGGAAAGGGATGGTCATCAAATCAATGGGTGTGTGAAAGATGCAGAAAACCAACTTGCTGACAACCAGTATGTGCAG GAAGGAGACACTGAACACAATTGCTCCCAGTGTAAAGGATCAggctcagccccctgctctctgtgCCATGGAAGCAAGTTTTCAATGTTGGCTAACAGATTTAAAGAGTCCTACAGGGCTCTCCGATGTCCTGCTTGCAATGAAAATGGCCTGCAACCTTGCCAGGTCTGTGCCCAATAA